A portion of the Bacillus thuringiensis genome contains these proteins:
- a CDS encoding MBL fold metallo-hydrolase — protein MMRVEVWGGAGEYGRSCYFVKNKEAKIVFDCGINRSYEDSYPKIEREAVPFLDAVFLSHIHEDHTMGLPLLAKYGYKKKIWTTRYTKEQLPLYYEKWRNYNVMKGWNLPYIDQNIKDLNYVCIDEISNPNEWVQITPTLRFQWGYSGHVLGAVWFLVDMYNTYVFYSGDYSAESNILRANLPEKLDHNIKVAIVDAAYHTDDVSQNERLDDLCAEIERVMQNKGIALLPLPQLGRAQDIVLYLYERYKEFPLIVDKEILAGFEEMFVYKDWIKNNEELKWVMKSLKRNIIVMDNDICMQNSYGIVVMSDANMQTKRAQLYYEQLRNEKRNSVIFTGHIAKGSFAERVMKEHVRSTCRVNRVSYKVHQSIRDVKKMLNTLLPEHTVLVHALKEDTDRLQQKLSTAGYENVYSLAMERIEVS, from the coding sequence ATGATGAGAGTGGAAGTATGGGGAGGAGCAGGAGAATACGGTCGCTCCTGCTATTTTGTAAAAAATAAAGAGGCGAAAATAGTATTTGATTGTGGTATTAATCGATCTTATGAGGATAGTTATCCAAAAATAGAGAGAGAAGCTGTTCCGTTTTTAGATGCGGTATTTTTATCACATATTCATGAAGATCATACGATGGGTTTACCTTTATTAGCGAAGTATGGCTATAAGAAAAAAATTTGGACGACTCGTTATACAAAGGAGCAACTGCCGTTATATTATGAAAAATGGAGAAACTATAATGTGATGAAAGGGTGGAATTTACCTTATATCGACCAAAATATAAAAGATTTAAATTATGTATGTATTGATGAGATTAGCAATCCAAATGAATGGGTACAAATTACTCCTACATTGCGGTTTCAATGGGGATATAGTGGGCATGTATTGGGAGCTGTTTGGTTTTTAGTTGATATGTATAATACATACGTATTTTATTCAGGCGACTATTCAGCAGAGTCTAATATACTACGAGCTAATTTACCTGAGAAATTGGATCACAATATAAAAGTTGCAATTGTAGATGCCGCTTATCACACAGATGATGTTTCGCAAAATGAAAGATTAGACGATCTATGTGCAGAAATTGAACGAGTTATGCAAAATAAAGGAATAGCATTATTACCGCTGCCACAACTTGGTAGGGCGCAAGATATAGTATTGTATTTATATGAACGATATAAAGAATTTCCTCTTATAGTAGATAAAGAAATCTTGGCTGGATTTGAAGAGATGTTCGTATACAAAGATTGGATAAAAAATAATGAAGAACTTAAATGGGTTATGAAGAGTCTAAAAAGAAACATAATAGTTATGGATAATGACATTTGTATGCAAAATAGTTACGGAATAGTTGTAATGAGTGATGCGAATATGCAAACGAAACGAGCACAGTTATACTATGAACAGCTTCGGAATGAAAAACGGAATTCCGTTATTTTTACTGGGCATATTGCTAAAGGGAGTTTTGCAGAAAGAGTTATGAAAGAACATGTAAGGAGTACATGTAGGGTGAATCGAGTTTCGTATAAAGTTCACCAAAGTATAAGAGACGTTAAAAAGATGTTAAATACATTATTACCAGAACATACGGTGCTAGTGCACGCTTTGAAAGAGGATACGGATCGATTACAACAAAAGCTAAGTACAGCAGGATATGAAAATGTATATTCACTTGCAATGGAACGTATAGAAGTCAGTTAA
- a CDS encoding ABC transporter permease has product MVNRFVSVRQVGMTVALLLVVMLIVIPLFLILFSSVYENSSWNFLKPFEVIQSGGLAGIFLNSMLLGVLVVIGATIFAFPLAFIMSKTDVGKYSKLDIVFMIPFMTPPYIGSMGWILFMQPNGYFEQFLPMLKTVSSSFFSLGGMVLIMSLHLFPFLYFMLKNTLLQIGSSKEEAAAVHGGSFFYRLRKIILPLLVSSYVMGALLIFVKTIAEFGTPATFGRRIGFHVLTSEIHKFISSWPIDFSSATALSSLLLSACMLIWYMQNVLNRKYSYAMVSGKGVKSKRYTLSIFTRVVAWMYVIGLLIVSIGIPYFSILIASLSKLRGGGLHVNNLTTSHYEALFTMGSPGLEALWNSFLFSLVTAIIAVIIGVFLALMIRKGKKSSEKWLDMCGMLPNMVPGIVMVVGLILFWNSPYMPLSIYNTPIMVIVTYVVLFLPYTVQYVKSSLGQIDDSLMQAGSIFSGNYIYIFRKIILPLIIPGILAGWAMTFTISIRELVASLLVLPPSVETSATFIFAQFEQGEVSIGMAMAVVSVGLTTICLLLLQHMEQKRKGVA; this is encoded by the coding sequence ATGGTAAATCGATTCGTATCAGTAAGACAAGTTGGAATGACGGTAGCGTTATTACTTGTGGTGATGTTAATCGTCATTCCACTTTTTCTTATTTTATTTTCTAGTGTATATGAAAATAGCAGTTGGAATTTTTTAAAGCCTTTTGAAGTGATACAGAGTGGTGGATTAGCTGGGATTTTTCTAAATTCGATGCTTCTAGGTGTACTCGTTGTAATAGGAGCTACAATATTTGCATTTCCATTGGCGTTTATTATGAGCAAAACAGATGTAGGAAAGTATAGTAAGTTAGATATTGTTTTTATGATTCCATTTATGACACCGCCGTATATTGGATCGATGGGCTGGATTTTGTTCATGCAACCTAACGGATATTTTGAACAATTTCTTCCGATGCTAAAGACAGTTTCATCATCGTTTTTTAGTTTAGGAGGTATGGTCTTAATTATGAGCCTGCATTTATTCCCATTCCTTTATTTCATGCTGAAAAATACGTTACTTCAGATTGGGAGTAGTAAAGAAGAAGCTGCAGCAGTTCATGGCGGAAGTTTTTTCTATCGTTTAAGAAAAATAATATTGCCGTTATTAGTATCAAGTTATGTAATGGGTGCTTTACTCATTTTCGTAAAGACGATTGCTGAATTTGGAACACCGGCTACATTCGGACGTAGAATAGGATTTCACGTATTAACATCAGAAATTCATAAATTTATTTCGAGTTGGCCAATTGATTTTAGTAGTGCAACAGCATTATCTTCTTTATTACTTAGTGCTTGTATGCTCATTTGGTATATGCAAAATGTATTGAATCGAAAGTATTCATATGCAATGGTTAGTGGAAAAGGTGTGAAATCTAAAAGATATACTTTGTCTATATTTACGCGCGTTGTAGCATGGATGTATGTAATTGGTTTATTAATCGTATCAATTGGAATTCCATACTTTTCTATACTTATTGCTTCTTTGTCAAAATTAAGAGGCGGCGGATTACATGTAAATAACTTAACAACAAGCCATTATGAGGCATTGTTTACGATGGGATCTCCGGGATTAGAGGCTTTATGGAATAGTTTTCTTTTTTCGCTCGTAACAGCGATTATTGCGGTAATTATTGGAGTCTTTTTGGCACTTATGATTCGAAAGGGGAAAAAATCCTCTGAAAAGTGGCTTGATATGTGCGGTATGTTACCGAATATGGTACCAGGAATCGTTATGGTTGTAGGTCTTATTTTGTTTTGGAATTCACCATATATGCCCCTGTCAATTTACAATACACCAATCATGGTTATCGTAACGTATGTTGTTCTGTTTTTACCTTACACGGTGCAATATGTAAAATCATCACTTGGACAAATTGATGATTCTCTCATGCAGGCCGGAAGTATTTTTTCAGGAAATTATATTTATATTTTTAGAAAAATAATATTGCCTCTTATTATCCCGGGTATTCTTGCTGGATGGGCGATGACATTTACAATTTCGATAAGAGAGTTAGTAGCATCGCTTCTCGTATTACCTCCATCAGTAGAAACTTCAGCAACATTTATTTTTGCTCAATTTGAACAGGGTGAAGTATCTATAGGAATGGCGATGGCCGTTGTTTCTGTTGGACTTACAACAATATGCTTATTACTGCTGCAACATATGGAGCAAAAACGAAAAGGGGTAGCATGA
- a CDS encoding ABC transporter ATP-binding protein — translation MDIKISGLEKTFGKTQALKPLQIVMKQGEFTTLLGPSGCGKTTLLRMIAGLEEPDKGEIYFGDQCMYSATKKIKTSPHERNIGMVFQDFALWPHMTVFENVAFGLRATKQTNHLREKVEDAIKRVRLQGMEKRYPHELSGGQQQRVAFARAIVTKPHFILFDEPLSALDAILREEMRIELMDIVHSIGLTALYVTHDQTEAMSMSDQIIVMKQGEVLQKGTPEDIYVKPSHEFVAKFIGKANWLVEGKKMIRPEHVSWTKNDVCEMYTGEIKHVTYVGERYEVKINMGTLGIWTAYNNSKLSIGKPVSLYVPKKCIHHIGGESYEEIQFA, via the coding sequence ATGGATATTAAAATTAGTGGATTAGAAAAGACATTTGGAAAAACACAGGCGTTAAAGCCGTTGCAGATTGTAATGAAACAAGGGGAATTCACTACACTTTTAGGGCCTTCGGGGTGTGGAAAAACGACTTTACTTAGAATGATAGCAGGGCTTGAAGAACCGGATAAGGGAGAAATATATTTTGGAGACCAGTGCATGTATTCTGCTACAAAAAAGATAAAGACATCTCCTCATGAACGGAATATCGGTATGGTATTTCAAGATTTTGCTTTATGGCCGCACATGACTGTTTTTGAAAATGTTGCATTTGGTTTAAGGGCTACAAAGCAAACGAATCATTTACGAGAAAAAGTAGAAGATGCGATAAAGCGAGTTCGCTTGCAAGGTATGGAGAAAAGGTATCCACACGAACTTTCTGGTGGACAGCAACAACGTGTCGCATTCGCTAGAGCAATTGTAACAAAACCTCATTTTATTTTGTTTGATGAACCACTAAGTGCACTCGATGCAATTTTGCGAGAAGAAATGAGAATAGAGCTTATGGATATCGTTCATTCCATTGGTTTAACTGCACTGTATGTCACTCACGACCAAACAGAAGCAATGTCAATGTCAGACCAAATTATTGTCATGAAACAAGGAGAAGTATTACAAAAAGGAACACCGGAAGATATTTATGTGAAACCGTCTCATGAATTTGTTGCCAAATTTATTGGTAAGGCGAATTGGCTTGTAGAGGGTAAGAAAATGATTCGTCCAGAGCATGTGAGTTGGACAAAAAATGATGTGTGCGAAATGTATACAGGTGAAATTAAGCACGTTACATATGTAGGGGAACGTTATGAAGTGAAAATAAATATGGGGACTTTAGGCATTTGGACAGCCTATAACAATAGTAAGCTAAGCATCGGGAAACCAGTATCGTTATATGTACCAAAAAAATGTATTCATCATATAGGGGGAGAATCGTATGAAGAAATTCAGTTCGCTTAA
- a CDS encoding DUF4398 domain-containing protein: MKKLSFVMLFLLVVMAGCSNYDTYIETGMQSLKDEKYSDATMWFEKAEKEKSGNEAKPYKEVAEKMDHGATALKDGKYLEAKDIANEVLQKKKDDGLEKAVTSNAENMLQKAKDVEEKVNERVAKRRKVEEEGIDKIIKAVDSIDEVKEKEKKVSEALDKAEEAQAKIEAKKNK; the protein is encoded by the coding sequence ATGAAAAAATTAAGTTTTGTTATGCTTTTTCTATTAGTCGTAATGGCTGGATGTAGCAATTATGACACATATATTGAAACAGGTATGCAATCATTGAAAGATGAAAAGTATAGTGATGCAACAATGTGGTTCGAAAAAGCAGAAAAAGAGAAATCAGGAAATGAAGCCAAACCATATAAAGAAGTTGCTGAGAAAATGGATCACGGAGCAACAGCATTAAAAGACGGTAAGTATTTAGAAGCGAAAGACATTGCAAATGAAGTGTTACAAAAGAAAAAAGATGATGGACTTGAAAAAGCCGTAACATCAAATGCAGAGAATATGCTTCAAAAAGCAAAAGATGTGGAAGAGAAAGTAAATGAAAGAGTGGCAAAGCGTAGAAAGGTAGAAGAAGAAGGAATCGATAAAATTATTAAAGCTGTCGATAGTATAGATGAAGTGAAAGAAAAAGAGAAGAAAGTATCAGAAGCATTAGATAAGGCTGAAGAGGCGCAAGCAAAAATTGAGGCAAAGAAAAATAAATAG
- a CDS encoding ABC transporter substrate-binding protein has protein sequence MKKFSSLKSLFVCTLLFSTVVTGCSSKTGNADAKSKNSNEKKIVVYSAGPKGLAEKIQKDFEKKTGIKVEMFQGTTGKILARMEAEKKNPVVDVVVLASLPAMEGLKKEGQTLAYKEAKQADKLRPEWSDDKGNYFGYSASALGIVYNTKNVKTAPEDWSDITKGEWKGKANLPDPALSGSALDFVTGYVKKNGQDGWNLFEQLKKNEVTVAGANQEALAPVVTGAKDMVIAGVDYMTYSAKAKGEPVDIVYPKSGTVISPRAAGIMKDSKNVEGAKEFIDYLLSDDVQKQVAKAYLLPGRTDIKAENRPNVEEIPVLNIDWKTVEKEQDEIGKQFKKVFQ, from the coding sequence ATGAAGAAATTCAGTTCGCTTAAGTCTTTATTTGTATGTACTTTACTATTTTCTACTGTAGTAACAGGTTGTAGTTCAAAGACAGGTAATGCAGATGCAAAGAGTAAAAATTCGAATGAAAAGAAAATTGTTGTATATAGTGCAGGACCAAAAGGATTAGCAGAAAAAATACAAAAGGACTTTGAAAAGAAAACTGGTATAAAAGTGGAAATGTTTCAAGGGACAACTGGAAAAATTTTAGCGAGAATGGAAGCTGAAAAGAAAAATCCAGTCGTTGATGTTGTCGTACTCGCTTCTTTACCAGCGATGGAAGGATTAAAGAAAGAGGGGCAAACGTTAGCTTATAAAGAAGCGAAACAAGCTGATAAGCTTCGTCCAGAATGGTCAGATGATAAAGGAAATTATTTCGGGTATAGTGCTTCAGCATTAGGAATTGTATACAATACAAAAAATGTGAAGACAGCACCTGAAGATTGGAGCGATATAACGAAAGGAGAATGGAAAGGGAAAGCGAATCTTCCAGATCCAGCACTTTCAGGTTCAGCATTAGATTTTGTAACAGGATACGTGAAAAAGAATGGACAAGATGGATGGAATTTATTTGAGCAGCTTAAGAAAAATGAAGTTACAGTAGCAGGAGCAAATCAGGAAGCGTTAGCCCCAGTTGTGACAGGTGCGAAAGATATGGTCATTGCGGGTGTTGATTATATGACGTATAGCGCAAAAGCAAAGGGTGAACCTGTTGATATTGTATATCCAAAAAGCGGAACAGTTATTAGCCCACGTGCAGCGGGGATTATGAAGGATAGTAAAAATGTTGAAGGTGCAAAAGAGTTTATTGATTATTTATTATCCGATGATGTACAAAAACAAGTTGCTAAAGCGTATTTATTGCCTGGTAGAACAGATATAAAAGCTGAAAATAGACCAAATGTAGAAGAGATTCCAGTATTAAATATTGATTGGAAAACAGTTGAGAAAGAGCAAGATGAAATAGGAAAACAATTTAAGAAAGTATTTCAATAA
- a CDS encoding serine hydrolase domain-containing protein, whose protein sequence is MKKTIVFVLTIFILFSGFATQSYALSDSKSVAIQALLDDACRTSGVPGMSLSILADGEVFYFSSGYADLEKGLSASENTLYELASVSKAFTGMGILLLEEQGLLSMTDPIQKYLPWFTLKYQGKPVDMQNLTLNNFLHHTSGLTNIRHLQNIPQGNTPDMLQKTVETLVDAELAFSPGEQYNYGTVNYDVLGLVIEIVSRQSYEDFMKEQVFIPLGLHQTYVYKEDAQATGQLAQGYRSSFFITTPFNAPDYAGNKPAGYIISNTKDMARWMGIQMGIVQDIPEIFHRAIEKSHRGDMSVSAVNDMYYAAGWSVNAEQTFIEHTGGNPNFSTEVAILPNERTAICLLSNGANTNINLVLKVKNILNGNLTQSYEISGTQLLDIILSSTTIILCLLAVLLFFLGLRKRKTNEQQPMTKKRTIVTIIFLIATIAQCIMFFALDWSTILIWQTYSVLTALISSTLLTASITWFVYTHRLDASVRK, encoded by the coding sequence ATGAAAAAGACTATTGTTTTTGTATTAACGATATTTATATTATTCTCAGGATTCGCAACACAAAGTTATGCGTTGTCAGATTCGAAATCTGTGGCAATACAAGCATTGCTAGATGATGCCTGTCGTACGTCAGGTGTGCCTGGAATGTCACTCTCAATACTTGCTGATGGTGAAGTGTTCTACTTTTCTTCTGGGTATGCAGATCTTGAAAAGGGACTGTCTGCAAGTGAAAATACACTCTATGAGTTGGCCTCGGTGAGTAAAGCTTTTACTGGTATGGGGATTTTGCTATTGGAAGAGCAAGGGCTGCTATCAATGACTGACCCTATCCAAAAATATTTACCTTGGTTTACGTTAAAGTATCAAGGTAAACCTGTTGATATGCAAAACCTTACACTAAATAACTTTCTTCACCATACCAGCGGCCTAACAAATATTAGACATCTTCAAAATATTCCACAAGGTAATACGCCTGATATGTTGCAAAAGACCGTGGAAACGCTGGTAGATGCAGAATTAGCGTTCTCTCCCGGTGAACAATATAACTATGGAACCGTTAATTATGACGTATTGGGTTTGGTTATTGAGATTGTATCACGACAAAGCTATGAAGACTTTATGAAGGAGCAGGTATTTATACCCTTAGGTCTTCACCAGACGTATGTTTATAAAGAAGATGCTCAAGCCACTGGACAGTTAGCACAGGGCTACCGTTCTTCCTTTTTTATAACAACTCCATTTAACGCTCCGGATTATGCTGGGAATAAACCTGCCGGCTATATCATTTCTAATACAAAAGATATGGCGCGTTGGATGGGCATACAGATGGGTATTGTGCAGGACATACCCGAAATATTTCACAGGGCTATCGAAAAATCACATAGGGGTGATATGTCTGTTTCGGCTGTCAATGATATGTATTATGCGGCAGGTTGGTCGGTAAACGCCGAACAAACGTTTATAGAACACACTGGGGGTAATCCAAATTTTAGTACCGAAGTAGCCATACTGCCAAATGAAAGAACAGCCATCTGCTTACTGAGCAACGGCGCAAATACCAATATAAACCTGGTACTAAAAGTTAAAAATATATTAAACGGCAATCTAACTCAGTCATATGAGATAAGCGGCACACAGCTTTTGGACATCATTTTGTCGTCTACCACAATTATTCTTTGCCTATTAGCCGTTCTGTTATTTTTCTTAGGATTAAGAAAAAGGAAAACGAATGAGCAGCAGCCAATGACAAAAAAGAGAACAATCGTAACAATTATTTTCCTAATCGCTACGATTGCCCAGTGTATAATGTTTTTTGCCCTCGATTGGTCAACGATACTTATTTGGCAAACATATAGTGTTCTTACAGCTTTAATTTCGTCAACATTATTAACAGCAAGCATTACTTGGTTTGTATATACTCACCGATTAGATGCCTCGGTCCGAAAATAA
- a CDS encoding LysR family transcriptional regulator: protein MNLLKLEIVVLIKKYKKLTIVAEKLGVKQPTITFHIKSLEEELGVSLFELRSGRYFLTEAGEALHHYASKIDALMKEARRVTQEFKDFHKGAITIGASYVPATYLLPEVVHQFQCEFPNIKITLLVKTAPEIRMMLQNHEIDLGIISAAPFDEPLLKQTNIMPDTLVLAFSKEHHFSKKDNVSLQNIEKERILLHRNPSTTRDLLTQWTLAHNITFQSEIELDSLETMKQILKYGNGIAFISKLAIEQEIQRNELCYIPIPEFEFQRNIYTIHHEDRWNSKIISFLLQSITSFATKN from the coding sequence ATGAATCTCTTAAAATTAGAAATTGTAGTACTTATTAAGAAATACAAAAAGCTTACAATCGTTGCAGAAAAACTTGGCGTTAAACAACCAACTATTACATTTCATATAAAAAGCTTAGAAGAAGAACTCGGTGTGTCTTTATTCGAATTACGTTCTGGAAGGTATTTCTTAACAGAAGCTGGTGAGGCTTTGCATCATTATGCTTCTAAAATAGATGCACTTATGAAAGAAGCTAGACGTGTCACGCAAGAGTTTAAAGATTTTCATAAAGGTGCTATAACAATTGGTGCTAGTTATGTACCAGCGACTTATCTTTTGCCAGAAGTCGTTCATCAATTTCAATGTGAATTTCCAAATATAAAAATAACACTACTAGTGAAAACAGCCCCTGAAATTCGAATGATGCTACAAAATCACGAAATCGATCTTGGGATAATTTCCGCTGCTCCATTTGATGAACCACTTTTAAAACAAACGAATATAATGCCCGATACACTTGTTCTTGCCTTTTCCAAAGAACATCATTTTTCAAAGAAAGACAATGTATCGTTACAAAATATCGAAAAGGAACGCATACTATTGCATCGTAATCCATCTACAACGAGAGATTTACTTACACAATGGACGTTAGCGCACAACATTACATTCCAATCTGAAATTGAATTAGACTCATTAGAAACGATGAAACAAATTTTAAAATATGGTAATGGAATTGCCTTTATTTCTAAACTTGCTATCGAGCAAGAAATACAACGAAATGAGCTATGCTATATACCAATCCCTGAATTTGAATTTCAGCGTAACATTTATACGATTCATCATGAGGACAGATGGAATTCTAAAATCATTTCTTTTTTACTACAGAGCATCACTTCATTTGCAACAAAAAATTAA